Proteins found in one Terribacillus sp. DMT04 genomic segment:
- a CDS encoding carbon starvation protein A: MITFFVAILALVAAYFTYGKYVEKVFGPNEQRQTPAYANKDGVDYVPMNKQKNALIQLLNIAGTGPIFGPIMGALYGPAAFLWIVLGSIFAGAVHDYLTGMISIRNRGAHIPELAGKFLGKVSRHLVNVFALLLLLLVGTVFVTTPASLLHNLIDGRVALVAIILVIFAYYFLSTILPIDKIIGRVYPYFGALLIIGTIAVGAALLIKGYSIPELSLTNMHPANSPIFPILFLTITCGALSGFHATQSPLISRTTQNEKQGRYIFYGMMIAEGVIAMIWAAAAMTIFDGQSLQGLINEGTASLVVSEISMTLLGAVGGTIAVLGAVVLPITSGDTAFRAARNIIADYINISQTKTAKRLAIAIPMFVVSYWLTTIDFNLLWRYFSFANQGTAALALWIGTMYLFVKKKNYFIALLPALFITDMVLTYILYDSNLGFGLSYGTAHTGGIIITAIITALFFWKGSKNRKENLAVDMEVLPLRKAEKIN, from the coding sequence ATGATTACTTTTTTTGTAGCGATACTAGCATTGGTTGCTGCGTATTTCACGTATGGAAAGTACGTTGAGAAGGTATTTGGACCGAATGAACAACGACAGACACCAGCATATGCTAATAAGGACGGTGTCGATTATGTACCAATGAACAAACAGAAAAATGCATTAATCCAATTACTAAATATAGCCGGTACTGGTCCTATCTTTGGTCCCATTATGGGCGCATTGTACGGCCCTGCAGCATTCTTATGGATTGTACTTGGTTCAATCTTTGCTGGAGCAGTACATGATTACTTAACTGGCATGATCTCCATTCGTAATAGAGGTGCTCATATTCCGGAACTTGCCGGAAAGTTTCTAGGCAAAGTTTCCCGTCATTTAGTGAACGTTTTTGCTTTACTGCTTTTATTGCTGGTTGGTACCGTATTTGTTACAACACCAGCCTCACTATTGCATAATTTAATTGATGGCAGGGTTGCTTTAGTAGCTATTATTCTCGTTATCTTTGCTTATTATTTTTTATCTACTATTCTCCCAATTGATAAGATTATTGGGCGCGTCTATCCGTATTTTGGAGCTCTATTAATTATTGGTACAATCGCTGTAGGTGCCGCGTTATTAATTAAAGGCTATTCAATCCCTGAATTATCATTAACAAATATGCACCCGGCTAATTCACCCATATTTCCGATACTATTCTTAACAATTACTTGTGGTGCATTATCAGGATTTCACGCAACACAATCTCCACTTATCTCAAGAACAACACAAAATGAAAAACAAGGACGTTATATTTTTTACGGCATGATGATTGCCGAAGGTGTTATCGCAATGATATGGGCAGCCGCCGCAATGACAATCTTTGATGGACAAAGTCTGCAAGGGTTAATAAATGAGGGTACAGCTTCCCTGGTAGTTAGTGAAATCTCCATGACCTTACTAGGAGCGGTTGGCGGTACAATAGCCGTTCTTGGTGCAGTAGTGTTACCAATTACCTCTGGTGATACAGCGTTCCGAGCAGCACGAAATATTATTGCCGATTACATCAATATAAGCCAGACCAAAACAGCAAAACGGTTAGCGATTGCGATTCCGATGTTTGTAGTTTCCTACTGGTTAACAACCATTGATTTTAATCTCTTATGGCGCTATTTCTCATTTGCCAACCAAGGAACGGCAGCACTTGCTCTTTGGATCGGCACCATGTATCTGTTTGTGAAAAAGAAAAACTACTTCATCGCCTTACTTCCAGCGTTATTCATTACTGATATGGTGTTAACTTACATCCTTTACGATAGTAATCTCGGTTTTGGCTTATCCTATGGGACAGCACATACAGGAGGTATTATCATAACAGCCATCATCACTGCTCTGTTCTTCTGGAAAGGAAGCAAAAATAGAAAAGAAAACTTAGCTGTCGATATGGAAGTACTTCCTCTTCGTAAAGCTGAGAAAATCAATTAA
- a CDS encoding NADP-dependent oxidoreductase — protein MRAIIINEYGSKDVLKEQELPKPELKANQVLVEVYATSINPIDWKLRAGYLKQMLDWSFPIILGWDVAGKIVEVGDEVKDYQVGDEVFARPDTTREGTYAEFTTVDEELLAKKPSNLTFEEAASIPLAGLTAWQCLVDNTKVKQGDKVLIQAGAGGVGSLAIQMAKHLGAYVATTASEKNEAYVKELGADEFIDYRTQQFEEELSDYDAVVDTMGGDILDKSFQILKSGGRLVTIAGQPDEELAEKHQVTASSYWLTPNGKQLGEIGELLEKEIVKPQVGSVYGFSVEDLQKAHELSETHHAKGKIVIKVK, from the coding sequence ATGCGTGCAATTATTATTAATGAATATGGCAGTAAAGATGTGTTGAAAGAGCAAGAGCTGCCGAAACCAGAATTAAAGGCAAACCAAGTACTTGTTGAGGTTTATGCTACTTCTATTAATCCGATTGATTGGAAGCTTCGTGCAGGGTACTTGAAGCAGATGCTTGACTGGTCATTCCCCATTATCCTCGGTTGGGATGTTGCAGGTAAAATCGTAGAAGTTGGGGATGAAGTGAAGGATTATCAGGTTGGGGATGAAGTTTTTGCGCGACCGGATACAACCCGAGAAGGTACTTATGCGGAATTTACGACTGTGGATGAGGAATTGCTGGCGAAAAAGCCTAGCAACCTGACGTTTGAAGAAGCTGCTTCTATTCCGCTAGCAGGCTTAACCGCTTGGCAATGTTTAGTGGATAATACAAAAGTGAAGCAAGGAGATAAAGTACTTATCCAAGCAGGTGCTGGCGGTGTAGGAAGCTTAGCCATTCAAATGGCAAAACATTTGGGAGCGTATGTCGCTACAACTGCAAGTGAAAAAAATGAAGCATATGTCAAAGAGCTAGGTGCAGATGAATTCATTGATTACCGCACACAACAGTTTGAAGAAGAATTAAGTGATTATGATGCAGTTGTTGACACAATGGGCGGAGACATTCTAGATAAAAGCTTCCAAATATTAAAGTCTGGCGGCAGACTGGTGACGATTGCCGGACAACCGGATGAAGAATTAGCAGAAAAGCATCAAGTAACAGCAAGCTCTTATTGGTTAACGCCAAATGGTAAACAATTAGGTGAAATAGGGGAATTACTTGAGAAAGAAATAGTGAAGCCTCAAGTGGGCAGTGTATATGGATTTTCAGTGGAAGATTTACAAAAAGCACATGAATTAAGTGAGACACATCACGCTAAAGGGAAAATTGTAATTAAGGTTAAATAA
- a CDS encoding sorbosone dehydrogenase family protein → MKNLSTKKIDTRILKLPISARPLIDPDDIWVPEGYKVEVVAAGLSFPTGMGFAEDGSLYILEGGSTWPTRPALPPRILKMDPEGNIEVFAEETLGGPRGVTYRDGYIYVSCKGGYLARIVRYNVETREREVLIEDIPSGGWHEPGGPVFSPVDGLMYFANGSVSQNGVCLPSGFTVDLAKHPHAHDVPGEDITLTGNNVTSRDPLMPFPYLTETGAFKPFGTPAEKGEKLKGELWCTTGLWRSKPDGSDVELLAWGLRNPYGLAFSEDGELYASDNCLEEKGERGVAGDPDRVWHIRNAKKPYGSVKKPDWYGFPELRADGVPVWDERAKPEKGKPAEQLIENLPEWAGPPAYLEKPHSAMTKMEFSTSDTFGYRGELFVTEWGTYAPLNSPHEKDKDNGFQVVRVNVHTGKSEVFLRNKQPNDSNRPKGGMERPVDCKFHPDGKSLYVLDFGHSPVTEGLVQAYGHTGVLWKVTKI, encoded by the coding sequence TTGAAAAATCTCTCTACTAAAAAGATAGATACAAGAATTCTTAAACTGCCCATAAGTGCACGCCCGCTTATTGATCCGGATGATATTTGGGTGCCGGAAGGATATAAGGTTGAGGTAGTTGCAGCTGGTTTGTCGTTTCCTACCGGTATGGGATTTGCAGAAGATGGTTCTTTATACATATTAGAAGGAGGCAGTACGTGGCCGACGCGGCCTGCACTGCCTCCGAGAATCTTGAAAATGGATCCGGAGGGTAATATAGAGGTTTTTGCGGAGGAGACGTTAGGTGGACCACGGGGTGTTACGTATCGGGATGGCTATATTTATGTGAGTTGTAAGGGGGGCTATTTGGCGCGGATTGTTCGCTACAATGTCGAAACGAGAGAAAGAGAAGTGTTGATTGAAGATATTCCGAGTGGCGGATGGCATGAGCCTGGCGGTCCGGTGTTTAGTCCGGTGGATGGGTTAATGTACTTTGCGAATGGGTCTGTTTCACAGAACGGTGTTTGCCTGCCTTCTGGTTTTACAGTGGATCTGGCGAAACATCCGCATGCCCATGATGTGCCAGGGGAGGATATTACGTTAACAGGAAATAATGTGACATCACGTGACCCGTTAATGCCGTTCCCTTATTTAACAGAAACAGGTGCTTTTAAACCGTTTGGTACCCCAGCTGAGAAGGGCGAGAAATTGAAGGGTGAGCTTTGGTGCACAACTGGATTATGGCGTTCGAAGCCAGATGGCAGTGATGTGGAGCTGTTAGCTTGGGGATTGCGTAATCCTTATGGGCTCGCGTTTAGCGAAGATGGTGAGTTATATGCTTCGGACAATTGTCTGGAGGAAAAAGGCGAGCGTGGCGTGGCGGGAGATCCGGATCGCGTATGGCATATTCGAAATGCTAAAAAGCCTTATGGCAGTGTGAAGAAACCAGATTGGTATGGGTTTCCTGAATTAAGAGCTGACGGTGTACCGGTGTGGGATGAACGGGCAAAGCCGGAAAAGGGGAAACCAGCTGAGCAGTTGATTGAAAACTTGCCAGAGTGGGCTGGACCTCCAGCTTATTTAGAAAAGCCGCATTCAGCCATGACAAAGATGGAATTCTCTACTTCAGATACATTCGGATACCGCGGTGAGCTGTTTGTCACAGAGTGGGGCACTTATGCGCCGCTGAACTCTCCGCATGAAAAGGATAAAGATAATGGTTTTCAGGTTGTCCGAGTGAATGTGCATACAGGAAAGTCAGAAGTGTTTTTGCGGAATAAACAGCCTAACGATTCCAATCGTCCAAAAGGCGGAATGGAACGCCCTGTTGATTGTAAGTTTCATCCCGATGGAAAGAGTTTGTATGTGCTTGATTTTGGACATTCTCCGGTAACAGAAGGACTTGTGCAAGCTTACGGCCATACAGGTGTGCTTTGGAAAGTGACAAAGATATGA
- a CDS encoding response regulator transcription factor — protein MKKIMIIEDDIKIAEHLCSHIEKYGYEVIIAPDFENILATFLDAQPDLVLLDINLPSYDGYYWCRQIRQASICPVIFISARTGEMDQVMAIENGGDDFITKPFHPDIVMAKIRSQVRRAYGEYAAKNEERVLIQDGLHFYPERLELRFGSQSTQLTKKETDIVESLLERYPRVAGRQDLLAKLWDDQAYVDENTLNVNVARVRNKFQEVGIEDAVETVRGAGYRLRITWKEEKA, from the coding sequence ATGAAAAAAATTATGATCATAGAAGATGACATAAAAATAGCGGAACATTTATGTTCTCATATTGAAAAATACGGATATGAAGTAATAATCGCACCAGATTTTGAAAATATATTGGCTACGTTCCTAGATGCACAGCCAGATTTGGTGTTGCTGGATATTAATCTGCCTAGCTATGACGGGTATTATTGGTGCAGACAAATTAGACAAGCCTCCATCTGTCCTGTTATTTTCATTTCGGCTCGAACTGGTGAGATGGATCAAGTGATGGCAATTGAAAATGGAGGAGATGACTTTATTACAAAGCCATTTCACCCGGATATCGTCATGGCCAAAATTAGAAGTCAAGTGCGTCGTGCATATGGAGAGTATGCAGCAAAGAATGAAGAGAGGGTGCTTATCCAAGATGGATTACACTTTTACCCGGAACGATTGGAACTTCGATTTGGCAGCCAATCAACGCAGCTAACGAAGAAAGAAACCGATATTGTTGAAAGTCTGCTGGAGCGATATCCTCGTGTTGCTGGCCGGCAAGATTTACTGGCAAAATTATGGGATGACCAAGCCTATGTGGATGAAAATACGTTAAACGTGAATGTCGCGCGTGTGCGCAATAAGTTCCAGGAAGTCGGCATTGAAGATGCGGTAGAAACTGTCAGAGGAGCGGGATATCGATTGCGCATTACATGGAAAGAGGAGAAAGCATGA
- a CDS encoding sensor histidine kinase: MKLFLREHVLLIVVQLCQCAIVPVLFWLDGYRNTGVSIYAFFLTLILTTAYLIYRYLSRRSFYQRLQHPLPALDDSLKTTERAPISEALDLLLTSQYRLYQEELRKGEERQEEHVLFMDRWVHQMKTPLSVIELSAQTLDEPESSSIREETDRMRDGLNTVLYLARLRTITEDFHIKPVTLSKLVHEVNQENKRYYIRNEVYPQLKEEATGAMAETDEKWLFFMLSQLVHNAVKYSAGKSNHIVLSFYERAGELVLEVKDFGIGIPFVDRKRIFNKFYTGENGRIFRESTGMGLYLVKEVADILEHRLEMESVVGEGTTFRIIFSKTQNLTAM; the protein is encoded by the coding sequence ATGAAACTATTTCTTCGTGAGCATGTGCTGCTTATTGTAGTCCAGCTCTGCCAATGTGCAATCGTTCCTGTGCTATTTTGGTTAGACGGCTACCGAAATACAGGTGTAAGCATATACGCTTTCTTTCTGACTTTAATACTCACAACGGCATATCTCATTTATCGGTATCTAAGCAGAAGAAGCTTTTATCAAAGGTTGCAGCATCCATTGCCCGCTCTTGATGATTCTTTGAAAACGACGGAGCGTGCTCCGATTAGTGAAGCATTGGATCTATTGCTTACTTCTCAGTATCGATTGTATCAGGAGGAGCTGCGCAAAGGCGAGGAGAGGCAGGAGGAGCATGTGTTATTTATGGATCGCTGGGTGCATCAAATGAAGACACCGCTTTCTGTTATTGAACTGTCGGCGCAAACATTAGATGAGCCCGAATCGTCCAGTATCCGGGAAGAAACGGACCGTATGCGGGATGGCTTGAATACGGTGCTTTATTTAGCCAGGCTTCGCACCATTACAGAAGATTTTCATATTAAGCCAGTTACCCTTTCTAAGCTAGTCCATGAAGTGAATCAGGAAAACAAGCGGTACTATATCCGCAATGAAGTGTATCCGCAGCTGAAAGAGGAAGCAACAGGAGCTATGGCAGAGACGGATGAAAAGTGGCTGTTTTTCATGTTGTCGCAGCTCGTGCATAATGCAGTAAAATACTCTGCGGGCAAATCAAATCATATTGTGCTGTCGTTTTACGAAAGAGCCGGCGAGCTGGTATTGGAAGTGAAGGACTTTGGAATTGGAATTCCTTTTGTTGATCGAAAACGTATTTTTAACAAATTTTATACCGGAGAGAATGGGCGCATCTTTCGGGAATCAACAGGCATGGGATTGTATTTGGTTAAAGAGGTTGCAGATATTCTGGAGCACCGTCTTGAAATGGAATCAGTTGTCGGAGAAGGCACGACATTCCGTATCATTTTCTCTAAAACGCAGAACCTTACAGCGATGTAA
- a CDS encoding ABC transporter ATP-binding protein: protein MLNLIKVSKVYEGKVAYRALTDINLEVEKGEFVAIMGPSGSGKTTLLNIISTNDTPTTGQIELEGENPHLLKKNALAKFRRNELGFIFQDFNLLHTLTVQENIVLPLTLDGARVSDMQQKAQAIAENLGIAPIMNKRTYEISGGQAQRVAIARAMIHEPKLLLADEPTGNLDSKASKDVMKMLVSINENNKTSLLMVTHDPQAASYSDRVVFIRDGKLHSEILRGESRQAFFQKIIDMLSLMGGDGNDFSSVRV, encoded by the coding sequence ATGCTTAATCTTATAAAAGTAAGTAAGGTTTACGAAGGGAAAGTAGCGTATCGAGCTCTGACGGATATTAATCTAGAGGTAGAAAAAGGCGAATTTGTTGCCATTATGGGACCATCCGGAAGCGGAAAAACAACACTGCTGAATATTATTTCCACAAATGATACCCCAACGACTGGACAAATAGAACTAGAAGGGGAAAATCCGCATCTGCTAAAGAAAAATGCTTTGGCTAAATTTCGTCGTAACGAATTAGGGTTTATATTTCAGGACTTTAACTTATTGCATACACTAACTGTTCAAGAAAATATTGTGCTGCCATTAACACTAGACGGAGCTCGTGTCAGTGATATGCAGCAAAAAGCGCAAGCTATTGCAGAAAACCTTGGCATCGCTCCCATCATGAACAAGCGCACTTATGAGATATCTGGAGGACAGGCGCAGCGGGTAGCAATTGCCCGGGCGATGATTCATGAACCGAAGCTGCTGTTGGCTGATGAACCCACAGGTAACTTGGATTCAAAAGCGTCCAAAGATGTTATGAAAATGCTCGTGTCTATTAATGAAAACAATAAAACAAGCTTGTTAATGGTAACGCATGACCCGCAAGCAGCCAGTTATTCGGATCGTGTGGTGTTTATCCGGGATGGAAAGCTGCATTCCGAAATCCTTCGCGGAGAGAGCAGGCAGGCATTCTTCCAGAAGATCATTGATATGCTTTCACTGATGGGGGGAGATGGCAATGACTTTTCGTCAGTTCGCGTTTAG
- a CDS encoding ABC transporter permease, whose translation MTFRQFAFRNVLRNKRLYIAYFLSSLFTVMVFFTFAIFAFHPAFSGGSINKNVMIGMAASGGIIYVFSFFFILYSMSAFIQSRKKEFGLLINLGASNKQIRIMVFLENILIGFFSTVGGILAGLVFAKAILLIAENVLIIDESLDFYFPMLAIVVTFVSFMLLFFCISMFVAFILRTNKLVDLIKGDKQSKGEPKASIVLSILAALLLFAGYGTALAVKGFGVVAAMIPVIIVVTLGTYILFTQLSVYCIRLLKDNKSIFWRKTNMLFFSDLSFRMKDNARTFFMVAIISTVAFSAIGALYGFQSYLTKGVKEMNPYTYTYSPFLDDSKEVIENDLEQVNTILEEENVDAEMELAELGYFDTTEDFTVLIAKASVYNRFAALIDEKEIHPEDNEAIIIEQSDAMMTQQKASEVLMKSTVPLQDGQEIQPSTVIKSAVLAEVNGYYVVSDAVYEQLTLPVRTETNAVWQANGTNEEQVIQAGEKLAQQVEHKVFSVDYALYEINKAYGPILFIGLFIGIVFFVSAGSFLYFRLFMDIDEEKRKFRSIAKIGLTQSELKKVVTRQIAILFFSPIVVALIHGAVALTALSRLFNYNLTAEAGFVLGSFAFIQVIYFLVVRFFYVKQVEKMIL comes from the coding sequence ATGACTTTTCGTCAGTTCGCGTTTAGGAACGTATTACGCAACAAGCGACTGTATATTGCATATTTCCTCAGCAGTCTGTTTACGGTAATGGTATTCTTCACTTTTGCCATCTTTGCATTCCATCCAGCTTTTTCAGGAGGCTCTATTAATAAGAATGTAATGATCGGAATGGCTGCTTCTGGCGGAATCATTTATGTGTTTTCTTTCTTCTTTATTCTCTATTCAATGAGCGCTTTCATTCAATCGAGAAAGAAAGAATTTGGTTTGCTAATTAATCTTGGTGCTTCAAACAAGCAAATTCGGATTATGGTATTTTTGGAGAATATCTTAATTGGATTCTTTTCTACAGTTGGCGGAATTTTAGCTGGTTTGGTTTTTGCAAAAGCGATTCTTTTAATTGCGGAAAATGTACTAATCATTGACGAATCGCTCGATTTTTATTTTCCTATGCTTGCGATTGTGGTGACATTTGTCAGCTTTATGCTCCTGTTTTTCTGTATCTCCATGTTTGTTGCATTCATTTTGCGCACAAATAAATTGGTAGATTTGATTAAAGGTGATAAGCAATCCAAAGGAGAACCAAAAGCGTCTATTGTTCTTTCCATACTTGCAGCTTTACTACTTTTCGCAGGATATGGTACCGCTTTGGCTGTGAAGGGGTTTGGAGTTGTTGCAGCCATGATACCAGTGATCATCGTTGTTACACTGGGGACGTATATTTTATTTACCCAATTGAGTGTGTATTGCATCCGTCTTTTAAAAGATAACAAGTCCATCTTTTGGCGCAAAACAAATATGTTGTTTTTCTCTGATTTATCTTTCCGAATGAAGGACAATGCCAGAACCTTCTTTATGGTGGCGATTATATCAACGGTTGCATTTAGTGCGATTGGAGCACTGTATGGATTTCAGTCGTACCTCACCAAAGGAGTAAAGGAGATGAATCCTTACACCTATACGTATAGTCCGTTTTTGGATGACAGCAAAGAAGTAATTGAAAACGATTTGGAGCAAGTTAATACAATCTTGGAAGAAGAAAACGTAGACGCCGAAATGGAATTGGCAGAGCTCGGCTATTTTGACACAACAGAAGATTTTACGGTTTTAATCGCGAAAGCATCGGTTTACAATCGCTTTGCGGCTTTGATTGACGAAAAGGAGATTCATCCTGAGGATAACGAAGCAATCATAATTGAGCAGAGTGATGCGATGATGACGCAGCAAAAAGCAAGTGAAGTACTGATGAAATCGACGGTCCCATTACAAGATGGCCAGGAGATCCAACCAAGCACTGTTATTAAATCTGCTGTATTAGCTGAAGTGAATGGCTACTATGTCGTAAGCGACGCTGTTTATGAACAGCTGACATTACCAGTTAGAACGGAGACAAATGCGGTATGGCAAGCAAATGGAACAAACGAAGAGCAAGTTATACAGGCGGGAGAAAAATTAGCGCAGCAAGTGGAGCATAAGGTGTTTTCTGTTGATTACGCACTCTATGAAATCAATAAAGCATATGGACCGATTCTATTTATTGGCTTGTTTATTGGCATTGTATTCTTTGTTTCAGCTGGGAGCTTTCTTTATTTCCGACTATTCATGGATATAGATGAAGAAAAGCGCAAGTTCCGCTCGATTGCCAAAATTGGATTAACACAATCTGAGCTGAAGAAAGTCGTTACACGACAGATTGCCATTTTGTTCTTCTCGCCAATTGTTGTCGCGCTTATCCACGGTGCCGTAGCGCTAACTGCATTATCGCGCTTGTTTAACTACAATCTAACTGCAGAAGCTGGCTTTGTATTAGGAAGCTTCGCATTCATCCAGGTAATTTATTTCTTGGTTGTACGATTCTTCTACGTGAAACAAGTGGAGAAGATGATACTTTAA
- a CDS encoding methyl-accepting chemotaxis protein gives MLQRVDSLDSIIAIIPVIKASVPADLSIAVCDLQKFVAYFPGEEIDLNIKKGQELNPKEPLAIAIREDRYLQENVPADFYGFEFTGTANPVQDRKGNIIGGIAVQLRRQTELRTIADQISISLSQANEQIDQIKSGSASLESHSHELLKQSHKAGEDVSQTAEVLTIIKQVADQTNLLGLNAAIEAARAKEYGKGFEVVAKEIRKLSNETVASTDSINKTMNQMQQTAQQMGIYIEKVAAVGEEQANSIKQTSAFIEEIKVMADKLNQFANKL, from the coding sequence ATGTTACAAAGAGTCGATTCTTTAGATAGTATTATTGCTATTATTCCTGTAATAAAAGCTTCCGTACCAGCAGATTTATCAATAGCAGTATGTGATTTACAAAAGTTCGTTGCCTACTTTCCTGGTGAAGAGATTGATCTGAATATAAAGAAGGGACAAGAACTTAATCCTAAAGAACCGTTAGCTATAGCTATAAGAGAAGATCGTTATTTACAAGAAAATGTACCAGCAGATTTTTATGGCTTTGAGTTTACTGGTACCGCCAATCCGGTACAGGATAGAAAAGGTAACATTATTGGAGGAATTGCAGTTCAATTAAGAAGGCAAACAGAATTGAGAACGATTGCAGACCAAATTTCAATCTCTCTTTCTCAAGCAAATGAACAAATTGATCAGATTAAATCAGGTTCAGCTTCTTTAGAGAGTCACTCCCACGAGTTGCTCAAGCAATCGCACAAAGCTGGTGAAGATGTCAGTCAAACAGCTGAAGTCTTGACTATTATTAAGCAAGTGGCAGATCAGACGAATTTATTAGGATTAAACGCTGCCATTGAAGCTGCGCGTGCCAAGGAATATGGTAAAGGATTTGAAGTTGTAGCCAAAGAAATACGTAAATTATCTAATGAAACTGTTGCATCAACAGACTCTATCAATAAAACAATGAATCAAATGCAACAAACAGCCCAGCAGATGGGAATTTATATAGAAAAGGTAGCAGCTGTTGGAGAAGAACAAGCAAATTCCATTAAACAGACATCCGCTTTTATCGAAGAAATTAAAGTAATGGCAGATAAGCTGAATCAGTTTGCGAATAAGTTGTAG
- a CDS encoding VOC family protein, whose translation MKIIVTSLFVNDQAKALTFYSEILGFTKKNDVPAGEYRWLTLVSSDDQGGTELLLEPNIHPAAKEYQTKIFSEGIPATMFGVADIHQEYKQLKEKGVVFTMEPTKVGENTIAVFDDTCGNLIQLLQQ comes from the coding sequence TTGAAAATAATTGTTACCAGTCTATTTGTTAATGATCAAGCCAAGGCATTGACATTTTACTCCGAAATACTAGGCTTTACAAAAAAGAATGACGTCCCCGCAGGAGAATACAGATGGCTAACACTAGTTTCTTCAGATGATCAAGGAGGTACCGAGCTTTTACTCGAACCAAATATTCATCCCGCCGCAAAAGAATATCAGACGAAAATCTTTTCTGAAGGTATACCAGCGACCATGTTTGGGGTTGCTGATATACATCAAGAGTACAAACAGTTAAAGGAAAAAGGCGTGGTATTCACGATGGAACCGACAAAGGTGGGAGAAAACACGATTGCTGTTTTCGATGATACATGTGGTAATCTTATTCAGTTATTGCAGCAATAA
- a CDS encoding aldo/keto reductase, protein MEYINLGNSGLRVPKYILGTIPFSGTNGFEATGNVQKDEARRMVDMSLEAGINMFDTANLYSKGDAERVLGAAIKGRRDDVLLTSKTGFQLGDGPNDGGASRVNIEKSIDQSLQRLGTDYLDLYFVHLWDGRTPVEETIEAMTNLVKSGKIRYWGVSNYSGWALARTFSVAEQQPGYIPPITQQIYYTPEAREAEYELLPAGKELGIGNMIWSPLGEGLLNGKIGRNKTAPENTRQGGGWPEPWVQDEERLYKVIDALEEVASNHNASVPQIAYTWTKDRPNVGPIVIAARNEQQLKENIDSFDMQLTQEEHNLIESAARPAPLYPNWHRAMSSFEKGSPVEMPYLEGYKQSMGLDD, encoded by the coding sequence ATGGAATATATCAATTTAGGTAATTCTGGTCTGCGTGTTCCGAAGTATATTTTAGGAACGATTCCGTTCAGCGGAACGAATGGCTTTGAAGCGACCGGCAATGTACAGAAAGATGAAGCGCGTCGTATGGTAGATATGTCTTTAGAAGCTGGTATAAACATGTTTGATACGGCCAATCTTTATTCGAAAGGTGATGCGGAGCGTGTACTCGGCGCCGCTATTAAGGGACGCCGAGACGACGTGCTGCTCACATCTAAGACTGGATTTCAATTAGGTGACGGTCCAAATGACGGAGGCGCATCACGTGTTAATATCGAGAAATCAATTGATCAGTCCTTGCAGCGTCTAGGTACTGACTACCTCGACTTGTACTTTGTGCACCTATGGGACGGGCGCACGCCAGTTGAAGAGACAATTGAGGCTATGACAAACCTCGTCAAATCCGGAAAGATCCGATATTGGGGAGTATCCAACTATAGCGGCTGGGCGCTTGCGCGAACTTTCTCTGTCGCAGAACAGCAGCCGGGTTATATTCCACCAATCACGCAGCAAATCTACTACACACCAGAAGCACGCGAAGCAGAATATGAGCTGCTTCCAGCAGGAAAAGAACTTGGTATCGGCAACATGATCTGGAGCCCGCTTGGTGAAGGTCTTCTTAATGGTAAAATAGGACGCAATAAAACAGCACCAGAAAACACCCGCCAAGGCGGAGGCTGGCCAGAGCCTTGGGTACAGGATGAAGAACGCCTTTACAAAGTAATCGATGCACTCGAAGAAGTTGCATCCAACCATAACGCATCCGTACCGCAAATCGCTTACACCTGGACTAAAGACCGTCCAAACGTCGGCCCAATTGTTATAGCAGCCCGCAATGAACAACAATTAAAAGAAAACATCGATTCCTTTGACATGCAACTGACCCAAGAAGAACACAACCTAATTGAGTCAGCAGCACGACCAGCACCTCTCTACCCAAACTGGCACCGCGCCATGAGCTCCTTCGAAAAAGGAAGCCCAGTAGAAATGCCTTATTTGGAAGGGTATAAGCAGTCGATGGGGTTGGATGACTAA